From the Bombus vancouverensis nearcticus chromosome 3, iyBomVanc1_principal, whole genome shotgun sequence genome, one window contains:
- the LOC117154218 gene encoding lysophospholipase D GDPD1 isoform X1 has product MLLYTLVGGYMLTSIILFKYPTLLHKKKQVKFMCQHISHRGGAGEGYENTMHAFKRAVAIGTQMLELDCHLTKDGEVVVCHDHNLLRSTGTNKSISEVNYKDLPLLKPRLPIDFDPDVEYIGTEKEEDRRFALLKEVFEAFPNIPINIDVKVNSDELITKVSNLIKEYNREEYTVWGNFNDDITQKCYKTNPNINLLFSMRRVTLLIVFLYTGLLPFIPLKETHLEIFLPSIYLRCKGSPSIKFLPLEKIIIRTINVLLMRKCLFNHLRTRGIHIYFWVLNEEEEFKKAFDLGATGVMTDYPTKLKLFLNNCSIE; this is encoded by the exons ATGTTGTTGTATACGTTGGTAGGAGGTTATATGTTAACGTCAataatactttttaaatatcCAACGTTATTACATAAAAAGAAACAAGTGAAATTTATGTGCCAGCATATCAGTCACAGAGGGG GGGCAGGTGAAGGCTATGAAAACACGATGCATGCTTTTAAACG AGCTGTAGCAATTGGTACACAAATGTTAGAATTGGATTGTCATTTAACAAAAGATGGAGAAGTAGTTGTATGTCATGACCATAATCTTTTACGTAGTACAGGCACAAATAAAAGTATTTCAGAAGTAAATTACAAAGATCTACCTCTATTGAAACCACGTCTTCCAATAGATTTTGATCCAG ATGTAGAATATATTGGCACAGAAAAGGAGGAAGATAGAAGATTTGCTTTATTGAAAGAAGTATTTGAAGCATTCcctaatataccaattaatattGATGTTAAAGTTAACAGTGATGAACTTATAACCAAAGTATCTAATTTAATAAAGGAATATAATCGGGAGGAGTATACTGTATGGGGAAACTTTAATGATGACATAACACAGAAATGTTATAAGACG AATCCtaatataaatttgttattttccaTGAGACGTGTAACTCTgttgatagttttcttatacACTGGTTTATTACCATTTATACCTCTAAAGGAAACACATTTAGAGATATTTCTACCTTCCATTTATTTAAG aTGCAAAGGAAGTCCAAGTATAAAATTCTTACCCttggaaaaaataattataaggaCTATTAATGTATTACTAATGAGGAAGTGCTTATTTAATCATTTAAGAACTCGAGGAATACAT ATCTATTTTTGGGTCttaaatgaagaagaagaatttaAGAAAGCTTTTGATCTTGGAGCTACTGGTGTAATGACAGATTATcctacaaaattaaaattatttttaaataattgttctatCGAATAA
- the LOC117154218 gene encoding lysophospholipase D GDPD1 isoform X2 translates to MHAFKRAVAIGTQMLELDCHLTKDGEVVVCHDHNLLRSTGTNKSISEVNYKDLPLLKPRLPIDFDPDVEYIGTEKEEDRRFALLKEVFEAFPNIPINIDVKVNSDELITKVSNLIKEYNREEYTVWGNFNDDITQKCYKTNPNINLLFSMRRVTLLIVFLYTGLLPFIPLKETHLEIFLPSIYLRCKGSPSIKFLPLEKIIIRTINVLLMRKCLFNHLRTRGIHIYFWVLNEEEEFKKAFDLGATGVMTDYPTKLKLFLNNCSIE, encoded by the exons ATGCATGCTTTTAAACG AGCTGTAGCAATTGGTACACAAATGTTAGAATTGGATTGTCATTTAACAAAAGATGGAGAAGTAGTTGTATGTCATGACCATAATCTTTTACGTAGTACAGGCACAAATAAAAGTATTTCAGAAGTAAATTACAAAGATCTACCTCTATTGAAACCACGTCTTCCAATAGATTTTGATCCAG ATGTAGAATATATTGGCACAGAAAAGGAGGAAGATAGAAGATTTGCTTTATTGAAAGAAGTATTTGAAGCATTCcctaatataccaattaatattGATGTTAAAGTTAACAGTGATGAACTTATAACCAAAGTATCTAATTTAATAAAGGAATATAATCGGGAGGAGTATACTGTATGGGGAAACTTTAATGATGACATAACACAGAAATGTTATAAGACG AATCCtaatataaatttgttattttccaTGAGACGTGTAACTCTgttgatagttttcttatacACTGGTTTATTACCATTTATACCTCTAAAGGAAACACATTTAGAGATATTTCTACCTTCCATTTATTTAAG aTGCAAAGGAAGTCCAAGTATAAAATTCTTACCCttggaaaaaataattataaggaCTATTAATGTATTACTAATGAGGAAGTGCTTATTTAATCATTTAAGAACTCGAGGAATACAT ATCTATTTTTGGGTCttaaatgaagaagaagaatttaAGAAAGCTTTTGATCTTGGAGCTACTGGTGTAATGACAGATTATcctacaaaattaaaattatttttaaataattgttctatCGAATAA